The following are encoded in a window of Wolbachia endosymbiont (group B) of Hofmannophila pseudospretella genomic DNA:
- the rseP gene encoding RIP metalloprotease RseP, with the protein MELISHQLSAGIYYFLSFSLIISIIVFVHECGHYIIAKACKVKVESFSIGFGPEIFGFNDKSGTRWKLSAFPLGGYVKMLGDTNAASVPVDQQKLTEEEKLHSFHTKPRYQKAAIVFAGPFANMIFTVIAFTIFFSVAGYYRTPPVIGNVIEESAAKQAGLLPGDTITQINEYKIKYFEDISRVIMSNPETRIEIKYSRNNEEYRTILTPFTVEDRDVFGNIIERKTIGITSINMIGLKQSSFLGAASLSVNETYHTMCLTIKALFQIVVGKRSINEIGGPIKIAKYSGQSAKKGLIMVLYFMAIISANLAAINLLPIPLLDGGHLFHYIIEAVIRRDLSLKYQKYAATFGATILFLLMAVAITNDIRHLF; encoded by the coding sequence GTGGAATTAATTTCTCATCAACTTAGCGCTGGAATATATTATTTTTTATCGTTTTCTTTAATAATTTCTATCATAGTATTCGTGCATGAATGTGGGCATTATATTATCGCTAAAGCATGCAAGGTTAAAGTTGAATCTTTTTCTATAGGCTTTGGTCCTGAAATTTTTGGTTTTAACGACAAGTCTGGAACTAGATGGAAATTAAGTGCCTTTCCATTGGGTGGCTACGTTAAAATGTTAGGGGATACTAATGCAGCAAGCGTTCCTGTTGATCAACAAAAATTAACTGAAGAAGAAAAATTACACTCATTCCATACAAAACCTCGATATCAAAAAGCAGCAATAGTTTTTGCAGGGCCTTTTGCAAACATGATATTTACCGTTATAGCCTTCACAATATTTTTCAGCGTGGCAGGTTATTATCGTACTCCACCAGTAATTGGTAATGTAATTGAAGAAAGTGCAGCAAAGCAAGCTGGCCTATTACCAGGTGACACTATTACACAGATCAATGAGTACAAAATAAAATACTTTGAAGATATTTCACGCGTGATAATGTCCAACCCTGAAACAAGAATAGAAATTAAGTATAGCAGAAATAACGAAGAGTACAGAACTATTCTAACTCCGTTTACAGTTGAGGATAGAGATGTCTTTGGTAACATAATAGAAAGAAAAACTATAGGAATTACCTCAATTAATATGATAGGGTTAAAACAGTCATCTTTTCTTGGAGCTGCTAGCCTATCAGTGAATGAAACCTACCACACTATGTGTTTAACAATCAAAGCACTCTTTCAAATTGTTGTTGGTAAAAGGAGTATAAATGAAATAGGTGGGCCAATAAAAATTGCAAAATATTCAGGGCAATCAGCTAAAAAGGGACTTATTATGGTTCTATATTTTATGGCAATTATTTCAGCTAATTTAGCTGCAATTAACTTGCTGCCAATACCACTACTAGATGGTGGGCATTTATTTCATTATATTATAGAAGCAGTTATACGTAGAGATTTGAGTTTGAAATATCAAAAATATGCAGCCACTTTTGGTGCTACCATACTGTTTTTGTTGATGGCAGTTGCAATCACAAATGATATTAGGCATCTTTTTTAA
- a CDS encoding alpha/beta hydrolase produces the protein MKEIREQTEREFIKTQNGMKIHTITLPSKSINNQSEKHLIYFIGGNKSFSPSKDYSQNWDWATDQGITVHLFNYSGFGLSKNNSLIRSNRVESGITVVTNLLEKGIKPDDIILFGNCLGGHVAAEVYKNFKDKDIHLRCIVNKAASSLKQASLYYFGFIAKLKIFLAPIIKLVLKVFGSHWKTYKIVNAITPYTMYFNQEGDRTIKQPAQLATKIEKIEQSGRRKDYQKKEVFEGFEEYEEFFKQHTILRKNDECIDSKKADKDIHKLPITCLKSSNKTDYTFPELISFYIQVTDEYFSKHGSLNNEEKVKAFKESKFYKDFSSCKNSKGFFHNHMKKQEMSFQHVIPKSITDRTNKKHYKLV, from the coding sequence ATGAAAGAAATAAGAGAGCAAACTGAGAGAGAATTTATAAAAACTCAAAACGGGATGAAAATCCATACAATTACGCTTCCTAGTAAAAGTATAAACAATCAAAGTGAAAAACATCTGATATACTTTATTGGCGGAAATAAATCATTCAGTCCTAGCAAAGACTATTCCCAAAACTGGGATTGGGCTACAGATCAAGGGATTACTGTACATCTTTTTAATTATTCTGGATTTGGCTTAAGTAAAAATAACTCATTGATACGTAGTAATAGAGTTGAATCAGGTATAACAGTTGTAACTAATTTATTGGAAAAAGGCATAAAACCAGATGATATCATATTGTTCGGAAACTGCTTAGGTGGACATGTAGCAGCAGAAGTTTATAAAAATTTTAAAGATAAGGATATACATCTAAGATGTATCGTTAATAAGGCTGCTAGTTCACTCAAACAAGCTTCTCTTTATTATTTTGGATTCATAGCGAAATTAAAAATTTTTCTTGCTCCGATAATAAAATTAGTACTAAAGGTTTTTGGGTCCCATTGGAAAACATATAAAATTGTTAATGCAATTACTCCTTACACGATGTACTTCAATCAAGAAGGAGATAGGACGATTAAACAGCCAGCGCAACTTGCAACAAAAATAGAAAAAATAGAGCAAAGCGGTAGAAGGAAAGATTACCAAAAGAAAGAAGTGTTTGAAGGTTTTGAAGAATATGAAGAATTTTTCAAGCAGCATACAATATTAAGAAAAAATGATGAGTGTATTGATTCGAAAAAAGCTGATAAAGATATACATAAATTGCCAATTACGTGTTTAAAGTCTTCCAACAAAACTGATTACACTTTTCCTGAGCTGATTAGTTTTTATATTCAAGTAACAGATGAGTATTTTTCTAAGCATGGCTCATTAAATAATGAAGAGAAGGTTAAAGCATTTAAAGAAAGTAAATTTTATAAAGATTTTTCAAGCTGTAAAAATTCAAAGGGCTTTTTTCATAATCACATGAAGAAGCAAGAGATGTCATTTCAGCATGTGATACCAAAATCCATTACTGACCGAACAAATAAGAAACATTACAAACTCGTTTAA
- a CDS encoding IS630 family transposase (programmed frameshift): protein MALRSKLLDEKVVNLAKEMLKKVRNNAYVSKKLQAVIAGKESSISAVARICKISRTALTEWIKHLKFGRVERLFSPSQRRRKSKLNKNQREQIEIWVERNPNITIKEVQIKISEEFGLNISKSTVHREIQRMKFSYITPRPIHHKQDKNKQEEFKKYFNKIVNSHPEKEVFFDESRFGTHSKIGHGWFKKGVRTQVKMKIGRQNFYIYSALNPRSGKKISLLAPYVNTDCMNIFLEQMSKDLGTKEAFLVMDCASWHRSKSLKIQENITIIYLPPYSPELNPVERLWQYIKYNTLRNSIYDTIGLLEDVLCNFIVNISSTTIKRVCNVSYLFGQ from the exons ATGGCATTAAGGTCAAAACTATTAGACGAAAAAGTTGTAAATTTGGCGAAAGAAATGTTAAAAAAGGTCAGAAATAACGCATATGTTTCAAAAAAGTTACAAGCGGTGATAGCAGGAAAAGAAAGTAGTATAAGCGCTGTGGCAAGAATATGTAAAATTTCAAGGACTGCTTTGACTGAATGGATAAAGCATCTAAAATTTGGTAGAGTAGAAAGATTATTTTCCCCGTCTCAGCGGCGAAGAAAAAGCAAATTAAACAAAAATCAACGTGAGCAAATTGAAATATGGGTAGAAAGAAATCCAAATATTACTATTAAGGAAGTGCAAATAAAAATCTCAGAGGAATTTGGCCTAAACATTAGCAAATCAACAGTGCACCGTGAGATACAAAGGATGAAGTTTTCTTACATAACACCGAGGCCAATTCACCATAAACAAGATAAAAACAAGCAAGAAGAGTTTAAAAAATACTTCAATAAAATAGTCAATTCCCACCCTGAAAAGGAGGTA TTTTTTGATGAATCACGATTTGGAACTCATTCAAAAATCGGACACGGATGGTTTAAAAAAGGGGTCAGAACACAGGTTAAAATGAAAATTGGTAGACAAAATTTCTATATCTACAGTGCGTTAAATCCAAGAAGTGGTAAGAAAATTAGCCTACTTGCTCCATATGTAAACACTGATTGTATGAATATATTTCTGGAGCAGATGTCGAAAGATTTAGGCACGAAAGAAGCCTTTCTTGTAATGGATTGTGCAAGTTGGCATAGATCAAAAAGTTTGAAAATTCAGGAAAACATTACCATCATATACTTGCCTCCTTATTCACCGGAACTGAATCCTGTTGAAAGGTTGTGGCAATATATCAAATACAATACTTTACGCAATAGTATCTACGATACCATAGGTTTACTTGAAGATGTTTTGTGTAATTTTATTGTCAATATTTCCAGTACTACTATTAAACGAGTTTGTAATGTTTCTTATTTGTTCGGTCAGTAA
- a CDS encoding pyrimidine dimer DNA glycosylase/endonuclease V: MNIFILDENPVTAAQMLCDKHIVKMPLETAQLLSSVFSIALKEPNPLVSITSQNIEVPYKLTHKNHPCSLWARQSKGNFDWLIKHGKELCIEYSLRYKRTHKSEEVIDWCDNNKDLLIFRSADIQAFTQALPDRYKCSNPIEAYREYYLKEKMRFAKWEKGREAPDWLLDKML, encoded by the coding sequence ATGAATATCTTTATATTAGACGAAAATCCTGTAACTGCAGCACAAATGTTATGCGATAAGCACATAGTAAAAATGCCGCTAGAAACTGCTCAATTGCTTAGCAGTGTTTTTTCAATAGCATTAAAAGAGCCAAATCCTTTAGTCAGCATTACAAGCCAGAATATAGAAGTTCCATATAAACTTACTCACAAAAACCATCCTTGTTCTTTATGGGCTAGACAATCAAAAGGAAACTTTGATTGGTTAATAAAACATGGAAAAGAATTGTGTATAGAATATAGCTTGCGATACAAAAGAACGCATAAATCCGAAGAAGTTATAGATTGGTGCGATAATAACAAGGATTTGCTAATATTTCGATCAGCTGATATACAAGCTTTTACACAAGCGTTACCTGATCGATATAAATGTAGTAACCCAATAGAAGCATATAGAGAATATTACCTAAAAGAAAAGATGAGATTTGCTAAGTGGGAAAAAGGTAGAGAAGCACCAGATTGGTTGCTAGACAAAATGCTATAG
- a CDS encoding IS5 family transposase (programmed frameshift) has translation MRSLYPSDISREKFEIIVADLESCRKRTKPRTLDLYHVFCGVLYVLKSGCQWRMLPKEFPKWRNCYDYFKKWSEKADANKESVLELVLKKIVGVVRQNNGRKEKTSFCIIDAQSVKNADTAEEKGYDAGKKVSGIKRHIAVDTQGLPHAIYITTAEITDRSSAVRMVKNAKENLSEVKNILVDAGYTGENFATQIKATIGATVEVIKRNELHTFVVLPKRWVVERSFAWLQKCRRLWKNCERKLNTSLQMVVLAFAALLLKRL, from the exons ATGCGAAGTTTATATCCAAGTGATATAAGTCGAGAAAAGTTTGAGATTATTGTAGCAGATCTGGAGTCTTGCAGGAAGAGGACAAAGCCAAGAACACTTGATTTATATCATGTATTTTGTGGAGTGTTATACGTCTTAAAAAGTGGCTGCCAGTGGAGAATGTTACCAAAAGAGTTTCCAAAATGGCGGAATTGTTACGACTATTTTAAGAAGTGGAGTGAAAAAGCAGATGCAAATAAAGAAAGTGTTCTGGAGCTGGTATTA AAAAAAATAGTTGGCGTGGTCCGACAAAACAATGGTCGGAAAGAAAAAACCAGCTTCTGCATAATTGATGCACAAAGCGTAAAAAATGCAGATACTGCTGAAGAAAAAGGCTATGATGCAGGCAAAAAGGTTTCAGGAATAAAACGCCATATTGCGGTAGATACACAAGGTTTACCCCACGCAATTTATATAACAACGGCAGAAATAACTGATCGTAGTAGCGCTGTGAGAATGGTTAAAAATGCTAAAGAAAACCTATCTGAAGTTAAAAATATACTAGTTGATGCTGGCTACACAGGAGAAAATTTTGCAACACAAATAAAAGCAACTATTGGCGCTACCGTTGAAGTAATAAAGCGAAACGAATTACACACCTTTGTCGTATTGCCGAAAAGATGGGTTGTTGAGAGATCTTTTGCTTGGTTGCAAAAATGTAGGCGATTGTGGAAAAATTGCGAGCGGAAACTCAACACTAGCCTGCAAATGGTCGTTCTTGCTTTCGCTGCTTTGCTTCTGAAAAGATTATGA
- the bamA gene encoding outer membrane protein assembly factor BamA, translating into MKKLFHILIIIFISFPTLLVALENKEKVQIKNIKYIGNERVSDQTIRFYTKLEPGSHINDDDVDSVIKDLYKTKLFASINAYIDDEKNLVVKIHENPLINKVILKGNKLFNSKELLNNVIQSKSLTIFTETKLQNDLINLATLYRNSGKIGVKIAYELDKLGSNRINLIFKIKEGRTSKIKGLRFIGNKNFSANELEQVIKRHSNDIFSKLFRAIFKSGTHYSPQYLLINTELLDRFYSSKGYIQNNIQPIVEVDNNNQIELTFLIDEKQQYLFGNNEVDIETEIQDLSLREEILEFIKEENNQIFNRVKINNTAEKISKHLSEKGYIFAKVNPEYTQHNNIVDVTYKVLPGKKIYINQITIDGNDRTLDKVIRRKLSMAEGDAYNTSEIQKSRRKLIYSDFFETVKINSYTVDDNAVNLDLNVKEKRTASLSLTGGMSLPGGVFVKTDFTDRNLFGSGKEVSFALEKSQYVLSTSIDAVENNFNDSDTSLGMGVFYEKQDKPNTTFDTCNWGGIAKVSYKISENLTNSFQYSYKYNHIHMDNKGGKDEDISEIIRDQEGEYQVSSVGYTLSYNKLDNLYTPKEGYLLRLNQDISGLGGNVNFLKSEFLSFYTHPILSKIDDDITLRFKVAAGHIFSYTDEDLNIGQHFFKGGNEIRGFDLSGIGPRAEDKNKSSLGGKTYFNLTQQVDFPLSKLYDYAGIKGSLFVDYATLFGLDEKEGYSGKYYDSKLIRVSPGFGFSMPSPFGRLRLDFGFPLVKEAYDIIPSTNVKISIEAGI; encoded by the coding sequence ATGAAAAAGTTATTTCACATACTAATAATAATATTTATTTCTTTTCCCACTCTACTTGTTGCTCTAGAAAATAAGGAAAAAGTACAGATAAAAAATATTAAGTATATTGGCAATGAGCGAGTAAGTGATCAAACAATAAGGTTTTATACAAAATTAGAACCAGGTAGTCATATAAATGATGATGATGTAGATTCAGTTATAAAAGATTTATATAAAACAAAGTTATTTGCTAGTATTAACGCCTATATCGATGATGAAAAAAACTTAGTAGTAAAAATTCATGAGAATCCATTGATTAACAAAGTAATATTGAAAGGCAATAAGTTATTTAACAGTAAAGAGTTGCTAAATAACGTTATCCAGTCAAAATCACTAACTATTTTCACTGAAACAAAATTACAAAACGATTTAATAAATCTAGCTACTCTTTATAGGAACAGTGGTAAAATTGGTGTTAAAATTGCATATGAGCTAGATAAGCTTGGTAGCAATAGGATAAACCTAATTTTTAAGATAAAAGAAGGAAGAACGTCTAAAATTAAGGGTTTACGATTTATAGGTAATAAAAACTTTTCAGCAAATGAGTTAGAGCAAGTTATCAAAAGGCATAGCAATGATATATTTAGTAAGTTATTTAGAGCCATTTTTAAAAGCGGAACTCATTATTCACCTCAATATCTACTGATTAACACAGAACTGCTTGATCGCTTCTATTCATCTAAGGGATATATTCAAAATAATATCCAACCAATTGTTGAGGTTGATAATAACAACCAAATAGAGTTAACTTTTTTGATTGATGAAAAGCAGCAATACTTATTTGGAAATAATGAAGTTGATATTGAAACTGAGATTCAGGATTTAAGTTTAAGGGAAGAAATATTAGAATTTATCAAAGAGGAAAATAATCAAATATTTAATAGAGTTAAAATTAACAATACAGCAGAAAAAATAAGTAAACATTTAAGCGAAAAAGGATATATATTTGCAAAAGTTAATCCAGAATATACACAACATAACAATATTGTGGATGTAACTTACAAAGTGCTACCAGGTAAAAAGATTTATATAAACCAAATTACTATTGATGGCAATGACCGCACTTTAGATAAAGTAATTAGAAGAAAACTTAGCATGGCAGAAGGTGACGCATATAACACATCTGAGATCCAAAAATCACGTAGAAAATTGATATATAGTGATTTCTTTGAAACAGTAAAAATAAATAGTTATACAGTGGATGACAATGCAGTGAATCTTGATTTAAATGTTAAAGAAAAAAGAACTGCCTCGTTATCTTTAACAGGTGGTATGTCTCTTCCTGGTGGAGTATTTGTTAAAACCGATTTCACAGATCGTAATTTATTTGGTAGTGGTAAAGAGGTATCTTTTGCTCTTGAAAAAAGTCAATATGTTCTTTCTACTAGTATAGACGCTGTTGAAAATAATTTTAATGACTCTGATACTTCACTAGGCATGGGTGTTTTTTATGAAAAACAAGACAAACCAAACACTACTTTCGATACCTGCAACTGGGGAGGAATAGCAAAAGTATCATATAAAATCTCAGAAAATCTAACCAATTCCTTTCAATATTCTTATAAGTATAATCACATACACATGGACAATAAGGGTGGAAAAGATGAGGATATCTCTGAGATAATAAGAGATCAAGAAGGTGAGTATCAAGTTTCATCAGTGGGATATACGTTATCATACAATAAACTGGATAACCTCTATACTCCTAAAGAGGGATATTTATTGCGCTTAAATCAGGATATTTCAGGATTGGGAGGAAATGTAAATTTCCTAAAATCTGAATTCTTATCTTTTTATACACACCCTATATTAAGCAAAATTGATGATGATATAACACTGCGCTTTAAAGTAGCAGCAGGTCATATTTTTTCTTATACCGATGAAGATCTAAACATTGGCCAGCACTTTTTTAAAGGGGGTAATGAGATTAGAGGATTTGACCTTTCCGGCATTGGACCAAGAGCAGAAGACAAAAATAAAAGCTCATTGGGAGGCAAAACTTATTTTAATTTAACACAGCAAGTAGATTTTCCACTATCTAAATTATACGACTATGCTGGTATCAAAGGCTCACTATTTGTTGACTATGCAACACTTTTTGGTTTAGATGAAAAGGAGGGATATAGTGGGAAATATTACGATAGTAAGCTTATAAGAGTATCACCAGGTTTTGGCTTTTCAATGCCTTCTCCTTTTGGTAGGCTGAGATTAGATTTTGGGTTTCCTTTAGTAAAGGAAGCTTATGACATAATACCATCGACAAACGTTAAAATTTCTATTGAAGCGGGGATTTAA
- a CDS encoding succinate dehydrogenase assembly factor 2, with the protein MIDISLLRRKLMYRSWHRGCKETDILLGHFALKYLDKFSLSELIEYEKIVDLDDCELYCYITRKKLLPPDLSSEVVDLIACFNHLCTQ; encoded by the coding sequence ATGATAGATATCTCCTTATTAAGAAGAAAACTGATGTATAGGAGTTGGCATAGGGGTTGTAAAGAAACTGATATACTTTTAGGGCATTTTGCATTGAAATATCTTGATAAATTTTCCTTAAGTGAACTAATTGAATACGAAAAAATAGTTGATCTTGATGATTGTGAATTATATTGTTACATAACTCGTAAGAAACTTCTCCCCCCTGATTTGAGTAGTGAGGTAGTCGATTTGATTGCTTGCTTTAATCACTTATGCACCCAATAA
- a CDS encoding HU family DNA-binding protein has product MATKSDIIAKVAKKHLLLDKVIIAAIVDSFFRVFSNTLKYHNRVEIRGFGSFSIRSYNLKEASNLTSQKVAKHQYFKTYFRSSKKLSLLINE; this is encoded by the coding sequence ATGGCAACGAAATCTGATATAATAGCAAAAGTGGCAAAAAAACACCTTTTGTTAGATAAGGTCATTATAGCAGCCATAGTTGATAGTTTTTTTCGAGTGTTTTCAAACACGTTGAAATATCATAATAGAGTTGAAATCAGGGGATTTGGTTCTTTTTCAATTAGAAGCTATAACTTGAAAGAAGCAAGTAATTTGACGTCACAGAAGGTTGCAAAACATCAATACTTTAAAACTTATTTTCGTAGCAGTAAAAAGTTATCCCTCTTGATAAATGAATGA
- a CDS encoding 30S ribosomal protein S1 produces the protein MKLKLKGMENTVAIRRLLSNRFIEEIFQDQFDNQDNDFCEDSFANKIKEGDVVEGIITRRNSNDIVVDVGLKSDGRILIKELSCNDDITVGSKIRVYVERIEDYHGNVVLSREKAIRDEKWNKLEESAVTKDEVTGIIKRSIKCGFIVDLGDGISAFLPLSHVDLKQIKDANHLIETEQKFIVLKMDKKQGNIVVSRKLVLEKLHAGEKIKFLESLNEGDVVEGKIKSITHYGAFVGIHESDTVGVIDGLLHITDISWSNVSHPSAIFSCGQHIKTKIIKIDRENGKISLGVKQLGDNPWQDLESKCPINSVHKGCVTGIKDCGFIVEIKPGIAGLVHSSEITWSKSNLPISSFVTIGQEVDVKILGIDIIKNKMSLSTKRCVENPWQVFIDKYPLGSIVSGKVKSNNGSQISVTFDNSEISEDVEGTIYMQNLSWSKNNSDEIKKYNVGDEIEAKVIRANVDRTRIYLGVKQIEYDPLEELIEKVKVGDKIQVTVSKREENGLIVEIENNVTLLVDQEHLPENKKFSISEKIQVEVVGVEKYNIILSAK, from the coding sequence ATGAAGTTAAAGTTAAAAGGTATGGAAAATACAGTTGCTATCAGGAGACTATTATCAAATAGGTTCATAGAAGAGATATTTCAAGATCAATTTGATAATCAAGATAATGATTTTTGTGAAGATTCTTTTGCTAACAAAATCAAAGAAGGAGATGTGGTAGAAGGTATAATCACAAGAAGAAATTCTAATGATATTGTGGTTGATGTTGGTTTAAAGTCAGACGGAAGGATTCTGATTAAGGAGCTCAGTTGTAATGATGATATCACTGTTGGCTCGAAAATTAGAGTTTATGTTGAAAGAATTGAAGATTACCATGGTAATGTTGTTCTTAGTCGTGAGAAAGCAATCAGAGACGAAAAATGGAATAAATTGGAAGAAAGCGCAGTTACAAAAGATGAAGTAACAGGAATCATTAAACGCTCAATTAAATGCGGTTTTATTGTTGATCTTGGTGATGGAATAAGTGCGTTTTTACCGCTGAGTCATGTGGATTTGAAGCAAATAAAAGATGCTAATCACCTTATTGAAACTGAACAAAAATTCATCGTTCTTAAAATGGATAAGAAGCAGGGGAATATTGTAGTATCAAGGAAGCTGGTATTAGAGAAGTTGCATGCTGGTGAAAAAATTAAGTTTTTAGAATCTTTAAATGAAGGTGATGTAGTAGAAGGCAAAATAAAAAGCATCACTCACTACGGTGCATTTGTTGGCATTCATGAATCAGATACAGTAGGAGTTATAGATGGACTGCTACATATTACAGATATCTCTTGGAGTAATGTAAGTCATCCATCTGCAATTTTTTCTTGTGGTCAGCATATAAAAACTAAAATTATAAAAATAGATAGAGAAAATGGAAAAATCTCCCTAGGTGTAAAACAATTAGGAGACAATCCTTGGCAAGATCTAGAGTCAAAATGTCCAATTAACAGCGTACACAAAGGATGTGTAACGGGTATAAAAGATTGTGGATTCATTGTTGAGATTAAACCTGGGATTGCGGGTTTGGTACACTCATCAGAAATAACTTGGAGCAAGAGTAATTTACCAATTAGTAGTTTTGTAACAATAGGACAAGAAGTGGATGTAAAAATTCTCGGTATTGACATTATTAAAAATAAGATGAGTTTAAGCACAAAAAGGTGCGTAGAGAATCCTTGGCAAGTATTTATTGATAAATATCCTCTTGGTTCTATTGTTTCTGGTAAAGTTAAAAGCAACAATGGTTCACAAATATCTGTGACTTTTGATAATTCTGAGATATCTGAGGACGTAGAAGGAACAATTTATATGCAAAATCTAAGTTGGTCGAAAAACAATTCAGATGAGATAAAAAAGTATAATGTAGGTGATGAAATAGAAGCAAAAGTGATAAGGGCTAACGTAGATCGGACAAGAATTTATCTTGGAGTAAAACAAATAGAGTATGATCCTCTTGAAGAACTGATAGAGAAAGTTAAAGTAGGGGATAAAATTCAGGTTACTGTAAGTAAGAGAGAGGAAAATGGTCTAATCGTTGAAATTGAGAACAATGTAACCCTTTTAGTAGATCAAGAGCATTTACCAGAAAATAAAAAGTTTTCTATATCAGAAAAAATACAAGTTGAAGTAGTAGGTGTTGAAAAATATAATATAATATTATCTGCCAAATAA
- the trmB gene encoding tRNA (guanosine(46)-N7)-methyltransferase TrmB: MLSRNNKWIRSFSRRSRLKLNVLEKYSIKNSKESIKKIVDLQKRIRVEIGFGNGENMLHQAFNESDLLFIGCEPYLKGVSSLLKSIEAHSIKNILIWTEDARELIANFPDNSVEKFFILFPDPWPKRSHNKRRLINTEFLNLLAKKILVTGEIFIATDHQDYAEWIELHIKQCNSLIYKEDSFANYTPTKYHRKALEYQSKIKFFKVSVMSKLT; the protein is encoded by the coding sequence ATGCTATCTAGGAATAATAAATGGATTAGATCATTTTCCAGAAGATCTAGGTTGAAGTTGAATGTTTTGGAGAAGTATTCTATTAAAAACAGCAAGGAATCTATAAAAAAGATCGTAGACTTACAAAAAAGAATACGGGTAGAAATAGGTTTCGGTAATGGTGAAAATATGCTCCATCAGGCATTCAATGAATCTGATCTATTATTTATAGGATGTGAGCCTTATTTAAAGGGGGTTTCTTCCTTGCTAAAAAGCATAGAAGCACACAGCATAAAAAATATTTTAATATGGACAGAAGATGCAAGAGAATTAATTGCCAATTTTCCTGACAACAGTGTTGAAAAATTCTTTATTCTCTTTCCAGATCCATGGCCAAAAAGAAGTCACAACAAAAGACGGTTAATTAATACGGAATTTTTAAATTTATTAGCAAAAAAAATACTTGTCACAGGGGAAATATTTATTGCAACTGATCATCAAGATTATGCAGAGTGGATAGAGTTACATATAAAGCAGTGTAACTCTTTAATCTATAAGGAAGATAGTTTTGCGAATTATACTCCTACAAAATACCACAGAAAAGCGCTAGAATATCAGAGTAAAATAAAGTTTTTTAAAGTAAGTGTTATGTCTAAACTGACTTAG
- a CDS encoding cell division protein ZapA, which produces MQVVEIVIHNNTYKISCESKKKDHLLQLANSFNKLVSSISQRTGGKGSDALNFLLAALTLEDKILELTKRLDEINQECKKYREEKRVEYAEVLDRVNKIIGCISD; this is translated from the coding sequence ATGCAAGTAGTAGAAATAGTTATACATAATAACACATATAAAATATCTTGCGAAAGTAAAAAGAAGGACCATTTATTACAACTTGCTAATAGCTTCAACAAGCTAGTTAGCTCCATATCTCAAAGAACTGGAGGTAAGGGCTCAGATGCATTAAATTTCTTACTTGCAGCATTGACTCTCGAAGACAAAATTTTAGAATTAACAAAGCGATTAGACGAAATAAATCAAGAATGCAAAAAGTATAGGGAGGAAAAAAGAGTAGAATATGCTGAAGTATTAGATAGGGTAAACAAGATTATTGGGTGCATAAGTGATTAA